GCCGGCCGATCTCGTCGCCGCTCGTCCAGCGCGCGCGCAGCGTGTGGTCGCCGCTGCGGCGCACGTCGTCGGCCACGCGCGCGAGCTGCTGCAGCGGCTTGGCGATCTGCCGCGCCACCAGCGTGACCAGGCTCAGGATGCAGCCCAGCAGCAGCACGGCCGTGCCCAGGTGCAGCCACATGCGGGAGAAGAGATCGTGCACGCGCGCCTGCAGCAGGCCGTCCATCGCCTCGGTACCCACCACCCAGGCGCCGCCCAGCGCCGCCAGCAGCGCCTGCTGCCGCCCGTGCAGCTCGGCCGCGGTGGTGCCGGGCGCCGCCTCGCCCTGGGCCACCTGCTGCAGCAGCGATTGCAGCGCCTGTCCCGCGGCCTGCAACGCGCCGCGCGTCGCGCCCAACTGCTCCCGCAGGGCCGGCTGCCCCGCGATGAAGGCCTGCGTGAAATCCGACTCGATGCCCACGAGCACGGCATCCAGCCGGCCCACCAGCGTCATCAGCTCGGCCGCCCGGTGCGATCCGGGCACCGTCTGCGGCCGGGGCACCGTCCGGGCGCCCAGGAAGCCCATCGTGTCGTGCACCACCTGCAGCAGCTCCGGGTAGCGCAGCATCGTGAGCGACATCACGTAGTAGCTGTCGAGGTCGGGGTCGAGGATCAGGTTGGACTGGTTCGCCACCGTGGTGAGCAACTCACGCCCCTCGCGCAGCAGCGCGCCGCGCTCGGCCGGGCTCTGGGGCACGGCGCGTGCGCCCGCTGGCACTTCGCGCCCGCCCTCCAGGAACGACGCGAAGCGGCCCGCCATCTCGTCCGTGCGCAGCGCGGCATCGTGCGCGGACCGCGCGGCCGCCAGCCGGTCGAGCAGCCGGGCACGCGCCGCCGGGTCGTCGGCCAGGAAGGAGCCCATCAACCCATCGCGCACCACGGCCGCGTAGGCGGTGCCCACGATCTCCTTGCGCGCGAAGTCGATGGCCAGGAACTTCTCGTGGATCAGGATCCCCGAGACGTAGATCACGGCCGTGAGGTCCAGCAGATAGATGAGCATGAGCTTGCGGCCCACGCTGAGCCGTCCCAGCCAGCGGCCGAGCCGGCCCGAGATGCGGTGCATGAATGCCATGGTGTGCTGCAGCGGGCGGGTGCCCGCTGCCCTTGCTGCGTGGGGAAAGAAGCCGGAGGGAACCCGAACGGATCCGCCCCGGATTCATAGCAATTTCCAAGCCATGGACCGCGGTGCGCAGGCTCCGCGCGCACGCCCATGCGACCGCGGGATCGACATCCTCCGATAAGACGCTACAATCTCGGGCTTTGCTGGCAAACCCCCGTCGGCCAATACTAGTTACAGACGGGGAAAACCGCTGCGAATGGCTGCAGGGCCCGATCTCCCTCGCAACCCGCTGGCAGCACATACTGGAAACATCACTGAATGACCACCATCCGTGTAAAAGAGAACGAACCCTTTGACGTGGCACTGCGCCGTTTCAAGCGCACCATCGAAAAGCTGGGCCTGCTGACCGACCTGCGCGCCCGTGAGTTCTACGAAAAGCCGACCTCCGAACGCAAGCGCAAGAAGGCAGCTGCCGTCAAGCGCCACTACAAGCGCGTTCGCAGCATGCAGCTGCCCAAGAAGCTGTACTGATCGGCCTGGCCGACAAGGCCGGCATCACTGCCGAAAAAACCCGCGCTAGGGACGCCAAGCGCGGGTTTTTGCATTCCGGCGTGGCCCCTTTGCATTGACTCCCCTGATTGAAAGAAGCCGCCATGAGCCTCAAGGAACAGATCACCGAAGACATGAAGACCGCCATGCGCGCCAAGGACGCCGAGCGCCTGGGCACCATCCGCCTGCTGCAGGCCGCGATGAAGCAAAAGGAAGTGGACGAGCGCGTCACCCTCGACGATGCGGCCGTGGTCGCCATCCTCGACAAGCTCATCAAGCAGCGCAAGGATTCGATCGCCGCCTTCGAAGGCGCGGGCCGCCAGGACCTGGCCGACAAGGAAAAGTCGGAAATGGCCGTGCTGCAGGCCTACCTGCCCCAGCGCATGTCCGCCGACGAAGTGGCCGTGGCGGTCAAGGCCATCGTGGCCGAACTGGGCGCTTCGGGCCCCGGCGACATGGGCAAGGTGATGGCCGCGGTGAAAAGCCAGCTCGCCGGCAAGGCCGAGATGGGCCAGGTGTCCGCCGCGGTGAAGGCCGCACTCGCCGGCTGATCCAGGCCGACGCCGCACGCACAGGCGCCACGCGAACCGCCCTGCGGCCCCGCGGGGCGGCTTGCGGCGCGGCAGCGGCACAGGCCGGCCCGCGCCGGGATTCACCCCGGCAGCGCTCCGCCCGGGTGCGCACCGCCCTGGCGGAAATGCTCTTCCAGGAATTCCACGCACACCCGCACCTTGGCGGAGCGGTCCAGCCGGGTCGGGTACACGGCCCAGATGTTGGCCTCCTGCTGCCACTCGGGCAGCAGCCGCGCCAGCCGGCCGGCCTCCAGCTCCGGCGCCACGTCCCAGAGCGAGCGCAGCACGATGCCGCGCCCATCCGCCGCCCACTGCACCGCCATCTCGCCGTTGTTGGCCGACAGCGGGCCGCGCACCTTCACCGTCTCTTCCACCGCGCCGCTGCGCAGCCGCCAGACGCCGAACGGGTGGTCGCGCTCCTTGATCACCAGGCAATCGTGGCCCGCCAGATCGGCCACCGTGCGCGGCGTGCCCTTGCGCGCCAGGTAGGCGGGCGCGGCGCACAGCACGCGGTGGTTGTCCGCCAGCCGCCGCGCGATCAGGTGCGGGGCGATGTCGTCGCCCACGCGCACGTCCAGGTCGAACCCCTCGCCGGCCACGTCCACGAGCCGGTCGAACACTTCGAGCCGCACCTGCAGGCCCGGGTGCCGCTCCACCAGCCGCGACAGCGCCGGCGCCACGATCTGCCGCCCGAAGCCGAAGCTGCAGCTCACGCGCAGCAGGCCGCGCGGCTCCCGGCGCGTGACGGCCACTTCCTGCAGGAGCTGGTCCCAATCGTCCAGGATGCGCTGCGCCCAATGGAAGACGCGCTCGCCCTCCTCCGTCACCACCACGCGGCGGGTGGTGCGGTGCAGCAGCTTCACGGCCAGGTCCTGCTCCAGCAGGCGGATGCGCTTGCTCACATAGGCGGGCGAGGCGCCCAGCTCGATGGCGGCCTCCGCGAAGCTGGCCTTGCGGACCACGGCCACGAAAACACGCAGATCGTCCGAAGCAGGCGTTTTATGCACGATGTGTGAACAATGGAACCACAGGCGGCGGATTGTATTGCGGGGCGTGTTGCCGAAGAATGCCCCCATCCGCGAGCGCCGACGCGCTCTTGTCCAGTCCGACTCATCCCCATCCGCAGGAGACGCCCATGTCCAACGCCGCCACCACCAACACCACCTTCAAGATCGCCGTGCTGCCGGGAGACGGCATCGGCAAGGAAGTCATGCCCGAGGGCCTGCGGGCCATCCAGGCGGCGGCCGATCGCTTCGGCTTCTCGCTGGAACTGCACACCTTCGAGTGGGCAAGCTGCGACTACTACCAGGCCCACGGCCAGATGATGCCGGCCGACTGGAAGGAGCAGCTCAAGGGCATGGACGCGCTCTTCTTCGGCGCCGTCGGCTGGCCGGCCACCGTGCCCGACCACGTCTCGCTCTGGGGCTCGCTGCTGAAGTTCCGCCGCGAGTTCGACCAGTACATCAACCTGCGCCCCGTGCGCCTGTTC
The DNA window shown above is from Acidovorax sp. NCPPB 4044 and carries:
- the rpsU gene encoding 30S ribosomal protein S21 gives rise to the protein MTTIRVKENEPFDVALRRFKRTIEKLGLLTDLRAREFYEKPTSERKRKKAAAVKRHYKRVRSMQLPKKLY
- a CDS encoding GatB/YqeY domain-containing protein; protein product: MSLKEQITEDMKTAMRAKDAERLGTIRLLQAAMKQKEVDERVTLDDAAVVAILDKLIKQRKDSIAAFEGAGRQDLADKEKSEMAVLQAYLPQRMSADEVAVAVKAIVAELGASGPGDMGKVMAAVKSQLAGKAEMGQVSAAVKAALAG
- a CDS encoding LysR substrate-binding domain-containing protein is translated as MHKTPASDDLRVFVAVVRKASFAEAAIELGASPAYVSKRIRLLEQDLAVKLLHRTTRRVVVTEEGERVFHWAQRILDDWDQLLQEVAVTRREPRGLLRVSCSFGFGRQIVAPALSRLVERHPGLQVRLEVFDRLVDVAGEGFDLDVRVGDDIAPHLIARRLADNHRVLCAAPAYLARKGTPRTVADLAGHDCLVIKERDHPFGVWRLRSGAVEETVKVRGPLSANNGEMAVQWAADGRGIVLRSLWDVAPELEAGRLARLLPEWQQEANIWAVYPTRLDRSAKVRVCVEFLEEHFRQGGAHPGGALPG